A genomic window from Syngnathus typhle isolate RoL2023-S1 ecotype Sweden linkage group LG18, RoL_Styp_1.0, whole genome shotgun sequence includes:
- the cdc42ep1a gene encoding cdc42 effector protein 1: MNLQEKLSGLKGLVTHSHSKRRCKADLTVDMISPPLGDFRHTMHVGRGGEVFGDTSFLSNHGGSANGGHGETDSVSTPDNKLGAFFSRTIRQIRRGSDNRIREGTKDVSLPPPAISPIIKNAVSLPRLDVDMYNGSPTTKVLFPSSQSTPGERKSSYGLESGFVTLPRLSRSERQQPSGSNPANVHRGSLTDPADDVLTARSAAVVTYDPKPTAFSSSFASLTSLDTFNFDLGPSLMSEVFGLLDGDNHNWERDDTGSPCGLTNEGSEMDSATISYVDSLLREDCTGGKSPQGAEWDDEGSAIEVNGVAVCGKFPDVPRGASPERVRLAMRMETERFQSAVNMLARHYGGQNRMEVVDSERINKISYSYTDDDDDEEEIKV, from the exons ATGAATCTCCAAGAAAAGCTCTCTGGCCTTAAAGGTCTGGTGACACACTCTCACAGCAAGCGGCGTTGTAAAGCTGATCTGACGGTGGACATGATCAGCCCCCCGCTAGGCGACTTTCGCCACACGATGCACGTGGGCCGTGGCGGAGAGGTGTTCGGGGACACCTCCTTCCTCAGCAACCACGGCGGATCGGCTAACGGGGGCCACGGGGAAACGGACTCGGTGTCTACCCCCGACAACAAACTCGGGGCCTTTTTCTCCAGGACAATCCGACAAATCAGGAGGGGCTCTGACAACAGAATCAGAGAAGGAACCAAGGATGTGTCACTGCCTCCTCCGGCCATTTCTCCCATTATCAAGAACGCAGTCTCCCTTCCAAGGCTGGACGTGGACATGTATAATGGGAGCCCCACCACAAAGGTCCTCTTCCCCAGTTCACAAAGCACAccaggggagaggaagagttctTACG GTTTGGAGTCGGGCTTCGTCACACTCCCTCGCCTGTCCCGCTCCGAACGTCAACAGCCCTCTGGTTCCAACCCGGCTAACGTGCACCGTGGCTCTCTGACCGACCCCGCCGACGACGTCTTGACCGCCCGCTCTGCTGCCGTTGTGACCTATGACCCCAAGCCTACCGCCTTCTCCAGCTCCTTTGCTTCCCTCACCTCCCTGGACACCTTCAACTTTGACCtgggcccctccctcatgagCGAAGTGTTTGGCTTACTAGACGGAGACAATCACAACTGGGAGAGAGATGACACGGGATCGCCGTGTGGGCTTACCAATGAAGGATCCGAAATGGACTCGGCTACTATCTCTTACGTGGACTCCCTGCTGAGAGAGGACTGCACGGGGGGGAAGAGTCCACAAGGGGCAGAATGGGACGACGAGGGGAGCGCCATTGAGGTCAACGGAGTCGCAGTGTGTGGGAAATTTCCTGATGTGCCAAGGGGAGCCTCACCCGAGCGAGTGAGGTTAGCTATGAGGATGGAGACCGAGCGCTTCCAGAGTGCCGTGAATATGCTTGCACGCCATTACGGCGGTCAAAACAGAATGGAGGTGGTGGATTCGGAGAGGATAAACAAGATCTCTTACAGCTACacggatgatgatgacgatgaagaaGAAATCAAAGTCTGA
- the sh3bp1 gene encoding SH3 domain-binding protein 1, translating into MLRQSLSILKQLGSSSKSQDVSELLQSDLVVVEQRVEPAKRAAQMLHKKLQGCMQSQAGLDAEKRMKKLPLMLLSISMAESFKDFDANSSIRRVLEMCCFMEKMLASLLADFEIKVEKEVLEPLNKLSEDDLPEILKNKKQFAKLNADWNNARLRSQGSTGPQAKQDGLKEEEEEALRKLETIKNNYSADLYHFATKEDDYASYFIRLLELQAEYHKHSHEFLDKNINELKENHRQQGQPPANPLGPKVFGEPLSSHLLQNKREIAAPIQECVHMLLRTGMREEGLFRLAAAASVVKRLKICMDQGTVDHSEFRIDPHAVAGALKCYLRELPEPLMTFELYNDWFKAASEKDCTKKLEQFRILLKKLPPENYNNLRYLVQFLSLLSEHQATNKMSPGNIAIVLGPNLLWPQAEGEITLVDMAAASSVQVVTVIEPLIQYSSELFPEEISFEIPELPKDQEDLSMISEQTQLCRKVSTASCSSTCDKTSGTSSQDGISVSSVTSMRRQAWAASAHDAATTNQKHMTIQSSSAPATPSSLPNQNPAPHPKTAAFTSGQSKDPVQTQRSDLLEPVSEARRVSLKTVVKPKRSISVRKADEPVTAHSSTVKTSAPPKPQHHPAPTTTDGTQVTRPPPPAPSVGHKKPPIKKPNLKAPSCPPPLPPALQSKVAPSIAQ; encoded by the exons ATGCTCCGACAATCTCTGAGCATTCTCAAGCAGCTTGGCTCTTCCTCAAA GTCACAAGATGTCAGCGAGCTTCTCCAATCAGACCTGGTTGTg GTGGAGCAGCGGGTGGAGCCAGCCAAAAGAGCAGCACAGATGCTCCACAAGAAGCTCCAAGGTTGCATGCAGAGTCAGGCGGGGCTAGATGCCGAAAAACGGATG AAGAAGCTGCCTCTAATGCTGCTGTCAATCAGCATGGCGGAAAGTTTCAAAGACTTTGACGCCAACTCGTCCATCAG GAGGGTGTTGGAGATGTGTTGCTTCATGGAGAAGATGTTGGCCAGCCTCTTGGCAGACTTTGAAATAAAAGTGGAAAAGGAAGTTTTGGAGCCACTGAATAAACTCAGCGAG GATGATTTACCCGAAATTCTCAAAAATAAGAAGCAATTTGCAAAGCTAAATGCCGACTGGAACAATGCACGACTCAG GAGCCAGGGCAGTACCGGTCCACAAGCCAAACAAGACGGTCtcaaggaagaggaagaagaagctcTGAGGAAGTTGGAGACCATCAAG AATAATTATTCGGCTGACTTGTATCACTTTGCAACTAAAGAAGACGACTATGCGAGCTACTTCATTCGC CTTTTGGAGCTGCAAGCAGAATATCACAAACATTCACATGAGTTCCTGGATAAAAATATCAACGAACTCAAGGAGAATCACAGGCAGCAAG GGCAGCCACCAGCGAACCCCCTTGGACCCAAAGTTTTCGGGGAGCCTCTTTCCTCTCACCTGCTTCAGAACAAGCGAGAAATCGCAGCACCCATTCAAGAATGTGTTCATATGCTACTCAGAACAGGGATGAGGGAGGAG GGTCTATTTCgtctggcggcggcggcctcggTGGTGAAGAGGCTCAAGATCTGCATGGATCAAGGAACTGTCGACCACAGCGAGTTCAGGATAGATCCTCACGCTGTGGCTG GAGCTCTGAAGTGTTACCTGCGAGAGCTTCCTGAACCACTAATGACCTTTGAACTCTACAATGACTGGTTTAAAGCTGCCAG TGAAAAAGACTGCACAAAGAAGCTGGAGCAATTCCGAATACTATTGAAGAAGCTGCCGCCTGAAAATTACAACAACCTCAG GTACCTGGTGCAGTTCTTGTCGCTTCTGTCCGAGCATCAGGCTACAAACAAGATGTCGCCCGGTAACATTGCCATCGTGCTAGGGCCCAATCTCCTCTGGCCACAAGCTGAGGG GGAGATCACCCTGGTTGACATGGCGGCCGCATCTTCAGTGCAGGTGGTGACGGTTATTGAGCCTCTGATTCAATACAGCTCAGAGCTCTTCCCTGAAG AGATCTCCTTTGAGATTCCGGAGCTTCCCAAGGACCAAGAAGACCTGTCCATGATCTCAGAACAAACACAACTGTGCAGAAAAGTTTCCACAGCCTCTTGTTCTTCAACTTGCGACAAGACGAGCGG CACGTCATCTCAGGACGGGATAAGCGTCTCCTCTGTAACTTCCATGAGACGCCAAGCGTGGGCTGCTTCTGCACACGACGCCGCAACCACCAACCAAAAACACATGACGATACAGAGCAGCTCAGCCCCCGCAACACCAAGCTCATTGCCAAATCAAAACCCAGCACCACATCCCAAAACTGCAGCGTTCACCTCAGGACAGAGCAAGGACCCCGTCCAGACGCAGCGCTCGGATCTGTTAGAGCCTGTTTCAGAGGCACGGCGCGTCTCACTTAAAACAGTCGTCAAAC CAAAGAGGAGCATCAGTGTGAGAAAAGCCGACGAGCCGGTGACGGCTCACTCCAGCACGGTCAAAACGTCAGCGCCGCCAAAGCCTCAGCACCATCCAGCTCCCACAACAACAGACGGGACCCAGGTGACACGTCCGCCGCCTCCAGCTCCATCGGTTGGTCATAAAAAGCCGCCGATTAAAAAACCCAATCTTAAAGCTCCTAGTTGTCCTCCACCTCTACCCCCGGCGTTACAGTCCAAAGTGGCTCCCTCAATAGCCCAGTAA
- the pdap1a gene encoding pdgfa associated protein 1a: MPRGGKKGHKGRGKQFSNPEEIDRQMKAQRELEANDGVAKESGSEEESSSEEESEHKKRSGVEGLIEIENPNRISQKSKKVTEVDVEAPRELSRREREEIEKQKSKERYMKLHLEGKTDQAKADLARLAIIKKQREEAARKRDELRKDAEDTKAKR; this comes from the exons ATGCCCAGAGGCG GAAAAAAGGGCCATAAGGGCAGAGGGAAACAATTCAGCAATCCAGAGGAGATTGACCGACAAATGAAAGCCCAGAGAGAGCTg GAAGCAAATGATGGTGTCGCGAAAGAGAGCGGTTCAGAAGAGGAGAGTAGCAGCGAGGAAGAGTCTGAG CATAAGAAGAGGAGTGGCGTGGAGGGACTTATAGAAATTGAGAATCCAAACCGCATTTCTCAGAAAAGCAAGAAAGTGACCGAAGTAGATGTCGAAGCTCCTCGAGAGCTGTCTCGCAGAGAGAG GGAGGAGATCGAGAAGCAGAAGTCTAAGGAACGCTACATGAAGCTTCATCTTGAGGGGAAGACTGACCAGGCAAAAGCTGACCTGGCCAGACTTGCGATTATTAAGAAACAGAGAGAGGAAGCTGCTAGGAAGAGAGATGAACTCAGGAAAG ATGCAGAGGACACCAAAGCAAAGCGCTAG
- the cby1 gene encoding protein chibby homolog 1 isoform X2 has product MPHPDLKMSLKLPRFGKSFSPKKIPPRKSASLSNLHTLDRSTRELELGLEYGPPSMNIGGQTLKFEDGQWISESGGHVSVREVERLKKKNLQLEEENNTLKLKIEILIDMLTESMVEYHLMEKEVEDIKSQH; this is encoded by the exons GATCTAAAAATGTCCCTGAAGCTCCCTCGATTTGGGAAATCATTCAGTCCGAAGAAGATTCCTCCGCGGAAATCAGCATCGTTATCGAACCTTCACACA TTGGACCGTTCCACACGGGAATTAGAGTTGGGTCTTGAATATGGACCTCCTTCAATGAACATTGGAGGACAGACGTTGAAATTTGAGGATGGACAATGGATATCAG AATCAGGGGGACATGTATCAGTTCGAGAAGTCGAGCGACTTAAGAAGAAAAACTTGCAGCTGGAGGAAGAGAACAATACCCTGAAATTGAAGATAGAAATTCTTATTGACATG CTGACAGAATCGATGGTTGAGTACCACCTGATGGAGAAAGAAGTGGAGGACATAAAGTCTCAACATTAA
- the cby1 gene encoding protein chibby homolog 1 isoform X3: MSLKLPRFGKSFSPKKIPPRKSASLSNLHTLDRSTRELELGLEYGPPSMNIGGQTLKFEDGQWISESGGHVSVREVERLKKKNLQLEEENNTLKLKIEILIDMLTESMVEYHLMEKEVEDIKSQH, translated from the exons ATGTCCCTGAAGCTCCCTCGATTTGGGAAATCATTCAGTCCGAAGAAGATTCCTCCGCGGAAATCAGCATCGTTATCGAACCTTCACACA TTGGACCGTTCCACACGGGAATTAGAGTTGGGTCTTGAATATGGACCTCCTTCAATGAACATTGGAGGACAGACGTTGAAATTTGAGGATGGACAATGGATATCAG AATCAGGGGGACATGTATCAGTTCGAGAAGTCGAGCGACTTAAGAAGAAAAACTTGCAGCTGGAGGAAGAGAACAATACCCTGAAATTGAAGATAGAAATTCTTATTGACATG CTGACAGAATCGATGGTTGAGTACCACCTGATGGAGAAAGAAGTGGAGGACATAAAGTCTCAACATTAA